AGATGGATATTCAGGTCATGATCTCTTAATATTAGAGAAGAAGGTTTTCTTTAATATGGAGGGATGACCGTGAGTATATTGCAAGATAAGGTAGTTGTAATTACAGGGGCATCGAGCGGGATTGGCGCTCTCTGTGCACGCTTGTTGAGCGAAAAGGGCGCGGTCCCTATTTTGACAGCACGCTCGCAGGAGCGGCTGGAGCAAGTGTCTGCGACAATCAGCGGCAGACATGAGTTGATTCCATTGGATGTCACCCGTCAGGAGCAAGTAGAGGCCGTTGCTACCCGGGTAATGGAGCAGTACGGACAGGTCGATATTTTGCTTAACAATGCGGGTTACGGAAAGTTTGAGTATTTTCATGAAACAGACCTGACGGAATTTGAACGAATGATGGACGTGAACTACATGGGAGCTGTTCGCTGCATAAAGGCGTTTTTGCCGCAAATGACAGAGCAGCGCAGCGGGCAGATTGTCAATGTAGCATCTATGGCCGGGAAAATCGGGACTGCCAAATCGACTTCCTACACAGCGACGAAGCATGCATTGCTCGGGTTCAGCAATGCGCTTCGGCAAGAGCTGCGCGGGAGCGGCGTGACCGTAACGACGATAAATCCCGGGCCGATTGACACGCCATTTTTTGAGCTTGCAGATCCTTCGGGCGGATATGTTCGTAATGTAGGCTGGTTTATGCTTAAGCCGGATAAGGTAGCACAGCACATTGTAAGGGCGATAGAGCTTCGTAGGGAAGAGGTTAATCTGCCGCGGTGGGTATCTCCTTTTCTCAAGCTGTATCAGCTTGCTCCCAGACTGACTGACAGGCTGGGTCATGGTGTAATGAACAAGAAATAAAAGATGTCCCAAAAGCCATGGGTATGGTGAGGGACATCTTTTATTTTTGTGATTTGGTAACAGGGCTATTTTCGCATATAATGGAGAGTAACGAATTTACGTATAGGGGTTGGACCTTTTCATGACATTGAATTTTGAATCGCTTGGCATTGAACCAGATCTGTTGACCAAACTGGCTGAGCATGAAATTACACAGCCTTCGCCGGTGCAGGCGCAGGCTATACCCGAAATGATGAAGGGGAAGCATGTATTGGCGCGCTCGCAGACGGGCACAGGGAAGACACTGGCCTATTTGCTGCCGCTGCTGCAAGC
This DNA window, taken from Paenibacillus kribbensis, encodes the following:
- a CDS encoding SDR family NAD(P)-dependent oxidoreductase; the encoded protein is MSILQDKVVVITGASSGIGALCARLLSEKGAVPILTARSQERLEQVSATISGRHELIPLDVTRQEQVEAVATRVMEQYGQVDILLNNAGYGKFEYFHETDLTEFERMMDVNYMGAVRCIKAFLPQMTEQRSGQIVNVASMAGKIGTAKSTSYTATKHALLGFSNALRQELRGSGVTVTTINPGPIDTPFFELADPSGGYVRNVGWFMLKPDKVAQHIVRAIELRREEVNLPRWVSPFLKLYQLAPRLTDRLGHGVMNKK